A single region of the Candidatus Marsarchaeota archaeon genome encodes:
- a CDS encoding 50S ribosomal protein L15e yields the protein MGANKYIRETIINDYKNRGDVYKKKLAAWSKDPAITRVERPSNLPRARALGYKAKEGIIIARTGVRKGTRKRQTAGGGRKPSKSGRFFSRHKSVQLIAEERVAKKFTNYEVVNSYFVGETGTKRYYEVILASKDSPALKNDSAYKNIIRSPRRAERALTASGRRMRGLH from the coding sequence ATGGGCGCAAATAAATACATAAGAGAAACTATAATAAATGATTATAAGAACCGCGGCGATGTTTACAAGAAAAAGCTTGCTGCCTGGTCCAAGGACCCAGCAATAACACGAGTAGAGCGGCCATCAAATCTCCCAAGGGCAAGGGCGCTGGGCTACAAGGCCAAAGAAGGCATAATAATAGCCAGGACCGGAGTAAGAAAGGGCACCAGAAAAAGGCAAACTGCCGGTGGTGGCAGAAAGCCCTCAAAAAGCGGCAGGTTTTTTTCAAGACACAAAAGCGTGCAGCTTATAGCCGAAGAGCGAGTCGCAAAAAAGTTCACTAACTACGAAGTAGTAAATTCTTACTTTGTAGGAGAAACAGGGACAAAGAGATATTATGAGGTCATCCTTGCATCTAAAGACAGCCCTGCGTTGAAAAACGACAGCGCTTACAAAAATATAATAAGGAGCCCAAGAAGGGCAGAGCGTGCATTGACTGCTTCTGGCAGAAGGATGCGCGGATTGCATTAA
- a CDS encoding 50S ribosomal protein L44e, with translation MKIARELNAYCPKCGKHTPHKVLIYSKKQESGLNLGKRRRARKLKGYIGKVKGQATVVKIAKRQKVLLQCDTCKYKVERVLGSRTKKKLEFAI, from the coding sequence ATGAAAATAGCACGAGAACTCAATGCATACTGCCCAAAATGCGGAAAGCATACGCCTCATAAGGTCTTGATATACTCAAAGAAGCAAGAAAGCGGCTTAAATCTCGGCAAGCGCAGAAGGGCAAGAAAGCTGAAGGGATATATAGGAAAGGTAAAAGGCCAGGCAACAGTGGTCAAAATCGCCAAGCGGCAAAAGGTACTGCTGCAGTGCGATACGTGCAAGTACAAGGTAGAGCGTGTACTTGGCTCCAGGACTAAGAAAAAACTGGAATTCGCAATATAA
- a CDS encoding S1 RNA-binding domain-containing protein: MEGKLQPKKPAPNELAIAQVTKITRFGAYCKLLEYDGVEVFIPIREVSSGWIKNIHEYLHQGQNIVCKITYIDNQKGTIDASIKKVMPRQAKEKLSVYNLEKKVAVLVQKILKSLNEEKQKDKVISTIFSEFGGYAQMYQNLVENTEQFDNSKLPKKIKTALQDFVKENEAKKTHKVSYVLKILNEETENGITTINNALSDAEKSNVEVYYLSAPNYRITAEGKTYQESEQKIKRAINTIKAEMKGVDISVEKEKLKRDTENVMDNI; this comes from the coding sequence ATGGAAGGAAAGCTGCAACCAAAGAAGCCAGCGCCAAACGAGCTCGCAATAGCCCAGGTCACCAAAATAACAAGGTTCGGGGCGTACTGCAAGCTCTTGGAATACGATGGCGTAGAGGTATTCATACCGATAAGGGAAGTATCGTCAGGCTGGATAAAAAACATACACGAATACCTGCACCAGGGCCAAAACATAGTCTGCAAGATAACCTACATAGACAACCAAAAAGGCACAATAGACGCTTCCATAAAGAAGGTAATGCCGAGGCAGGCTAAAGAAAAGCTTAGCGTATACAATCTCGAGAAAAAGGTAGCTGTTCTGGTGCAGAAAATCCTAAAATCGCTTAACGAAGAAAAGCAGAAAGACAAGGTAATAAGCACAATATTCTCAGAGTTCGGCGGCTACGCGCAGATGTACCAAAACCTGGTAGAAAATACCGAGCAGTTCGACAATTCCAAGCTTCCAAAAAAAATCAAGACGGCACTGCAGGACTTTGTAAAGGAAAACGAGGCCAAAAAAACACACAAGGTATCATACGTCCTCAAGATCCTTAACGAAGAAACCGAAAATGGCATTACCACAATCAACAATGCCCTTTCAGACGCAGAAAAAAGCAACGTAGAAGTATATTATCTAAGCGCGCCGAATTATCGTATAACTGCAGAGGGCAAAACATACCAGGAATCCGAGCAAAAGATTAAAAGGGCGATAAACACAATAAAAGCAGAAATGAAAGGCGTTGACATATCTGTGGAAAAAGAAAAGCTAAAGCGCGACACAGAAAATGTGATGGACAATATATAA
- a CDS encoding proteasome assembly chaperone family protein: protein MMETRIRYKKGLKLKNPVLIVGLPGIGNVGKLVAEHLIKEFKAKRIATLYSPHFPHEVFMTKHGGIRMVSNRFYLIQRKGGNDIVILTGDAQALTPEGQYEVNDKIVKFFKEKLSGNFIYTLGGYNVNGSVVAKPKVFGNANYKSVIEEFSKDGIIFGKAHTVIIGSAGLILAFAKMEKVKAICLMGESTFFDMDPAAAKAVLEFLMKKLKIQIDTSNIDAMIKKTAKALKDLENQINNTVPFPSTGDQNPDKPSYIR from the coding sequence ATGATGGAAACGAGAATAAGGTACAAAAAAGGGCTTAAGCTCAAAAACCCTGTGCTAATTGTAGGGCTTCCAGGCATAGGCAACGTGGGCAAGCTGGTGGCCGAGCACTTGATAAAGGAATTCAAGGCAAAAAGAATCGCAACACTTTACTCGCCGCATTTTCCGCATGAGGTATTTATGACAAAGCACGGCGGAATAAGAATGGTCAGCAACAGGTTTTACCTGATTCAAAGAAAGGGCGGCAATGACATAGTCATACTTACTGGCGACGCACAGGCACTTACCCCGGAAGGGCAATACGAAGTAAACGACAAAATAGTGAAATTCTTTAAGGAAAAGCTTTCAGGCAACTTCATATATACGCTCGGTGGCTACAATGTCAACGGAAGCGTTGTGGCAAAGCCAAAGGTGTTCGGCAATGCCAATTACAAAAGCGTAATAGAGGAATTCAGCAAAGACGGGATTATATTTGGCAAGGCACATACTGTAATAATCGGATCAGCCGGGCTGATACTGGCATTTGCAAAGATGGAAAAGGTGAAAGCGATATGCCTGATGGGCGAATCCACATTCTTTGACATGGACCCTGCAGCCGCAAAAGCAGTGCTTGAATTTTTAATGAAAAAACTGAAGATCCAGATAGACACTTCGAACATAGACGCCATGATAAAAAAGACAGCAAAAGCACTAAAAGACCTGGAAAACCAGATAAACAACACAGTGCCTTTCCCGAGCACTGGCGACCAAAATCCAGACAAACCGTCATACATACGCTAA
- a CDS encoding acyl-CoA thioesterase has translation MAKSTVFTDTVHIYDTDAQGIVHYAGYYRFFTDATEKFMREVIGIKYPLLNENIWFVVVESNAVYKKPARLGETLTVTVTPEMLSKKALKFNFEISGIAGAICSGYITQVSIDRRKWHAVEMPAEVVQKLSK, from the coding sequence ATGGCAAAAAGCACTGTTTTTACAGACACTGTGCATATATACGACACAGACGCGCAAGGCATCGTGCATTATGCCGGCTATTACAGATTTTTTACTGATGCCACTGAAAAATTCATGCGCGAAGTAATAGGGATAAAATACCCTCTCCTGAACGAAAACATATGGTTCGTTGTTGTGGAATCAAACGCAGTATACAAAAAGCCTGCAAGGCTTGGTGAAACGCTCACTGTTACTGTAACTCCGGAAATGCTCTCAAAAAAGGCGTTAAAATTCAATTTTGAAATAAGCGGCATAGCGGGCGCCATTTGCAGCGGCTATATAACGCAAGTATCTATAGACAGGCGCAAGTGGCATGCGGTAGAAATGCCCGCAGAGGTCGTGCAAAAGCTTTCAAAGTAA
- a CDS encoding DUF92 domain-containing protein → MKSFLTLDYKATLVALGMGVVLLLAGGYSYGPYFFLSMLWFLLISAIATVAGTRYKKKKGLYEKSRGVKNVIANGILPVALALLYFFANAGHLQLLSLFAALGFVSAIAAVAADKFSSELGVLDGEPRSIITFKHVRKGTSGGITLAGLGAGLLGSLLITFSIYFGPLGASIAPGPAFSALILLTLVSGFLGTVFDSVLGVFEEQGFGNKFTSNFFAAVLAVAFSVIVAAATGLL, encoded by the coding sequence ATGAAATCGTTTTTGACTTTGGATTATAAGGCAACTCTGGTGGCATTGGGCATGGGCGTAGTGCTGCTGCTTGCCGGCGGCTACAGCTATGGGCCCTATTTCTTTTTGTCCATGCTTTGGTTCCTGCTCATATCTGCAATCGCCACGGTGGCAGGCACGCGCTACAAGAAAAAGAAGGGGCTTTATGAGAAGAGCCGTGGCGTTAAAAACGTAATAGCCAACGGGATCCTGCCTGTGGCTTTGGCGCTGCTTTACTTTTTTGCAAATGCTGGGCATTTGCAGCTGCTCTCGCTGTTCGCAGCCCTGGGCTTTGTGTCGGCCATTGCAGCAGTCGCTGCAGACAAATTCAGCAGCGAGCTCGGCGTGCTTGACGGAGAGCCCAGATCAATAATAACGTTCAAGCATGTGCGAAAGGGCACCTCGGGCGGCATAACGCTTGCAGGCCTGGGCGCTGGGCTTTTGGGCAGCCTCCTGATTACGTTTTCGATATATTTTGGGCCGCTTGGGGCTTCTATTGCGCCTGGCCCAGCATTCTCTGCCCTGATCCTGCTGACGCTTGTATCAGGGTTCTTAGGGACGGTGTTTGATTCGGTGCTTGGGGTATTCGAAGAACAAGGGTTCGGGAATAAGTTTACCTCTAATTTCTTCGCGGCGGTGCTTGCTGTAGCTTTTAGCGTGATAGTTGCGGCCGCAACAGGCTTACTTTGA
- the radA gene encoding DNA repair and recombination protein RadA produces MPKEKGVKTLEDLPGIGPTTAEKLRNSGIDTLEKVAVTPPYDLSEIAGISAENAKKAIQAAQEATTIEYETGSAILEKRDVLGRITTGSKDLDELIGGGVETNAITEVYGKFASGKTQLAFQLAVNAQLPPAQGGLGGAVLFVDTEGTFRPERIVEISKAKKLDPNTVLSNIIVVRATTTEKQMLTIDRADSLIVEKNIKLIIVDSLTSLFRSEFIGRGSLGERQQKLNVHIHKLQALADKFSLAVYITNQVMDNPGILFGDPTTPIGGNIIAHAATTRLYMRKSKEDKRIIRLVDSPSMPDGECVIKVTPEGIKD; encoded by the coding sequence TTGCCTAAGGAAAAAGGTGTAAAAACACTTGAAGATTTGCCTGGGATAGGGCCAACAACTGCGGAAAAACTGAGAAATTCAGGCATAGACACACTGGAAAAGGTCGCTGTAACCCCACCGTATGACCTGTCCGAGATTGCAGGGATAAGTGCGGAAAATGCAAAAAAGGCCATACAAGCGGCGCAGGAGGCCACAACAATAGAATACGAGACAGGCAGCGCCATACTGGAGAAGCGCGATGTACTTGGCAGAATTACAACAGGCTCGAAAGACCTTGACGAGCTAATAGGCGGCGGCGTCGAGACAAACGCCATAACGGAAGTTTACGGCAAGTTTGCCAGCGGAAAGACGCAGCTCGCCTTCCAATTGGCTGTCAATGCCCAGCTGCCTCCAGCCCAGGGCGGCCTTGGCGGGGCAGTGCTTTTTGTAGATACTGAAGGCACGTTCAGGCCAGAAAGAATCGTTGAGATATCAAAGGCAAAGAAGCTTGATCCCAACACGGTGCTAAGCAACATAATAGTCGTAAGAGCAACAACAACAGAGAAGCAGATGCTTACTATAGACCGCGCAGACAGCCTGATAGTGGAGAAAAACATAAAGCTAATAATAGTGGATTCGCTTACCTCGCTGTTCCGCTCAGAATTCATAGGAAGGGGCTCGCTCGGGGAAAGGCAGCAGAAGCTCAATGTGCACATACACAAGCTTCAGGCCCTGGCAGACAAATTCAGCCTTGCTGTATACATAACCAACCAGGTGATGGACAACCCTGGCATACTGTTCGGCGACCCTACAACGCCAATAGGCGGCAATATAATAGCTCATGCTGCGACCACCAGGCTGTACATGAGAAAAAGCAAGGAAGACAAGCGCATAATCAGGCTGGTTGACAGCCCAAGCATGCCTGATGGCGAGTGTGTAATAAAGGTTACTCCAGAAGGCATAAAGGATTAA
- the gyrA gene encoding DNA gyrase subunit A codes for MAEEQNPNVLDVSVENEMQSSYIDYAMSVIVGRALPDARDGLKPAQRRILYAMYALRNTHDQPTKKSARIVGEVIGKYHPHGDAAVYETLVRMAQDFSMNYPLVEGQGNMGSVDGDPPAAQRYTEVRLTKVAEEMLSDLEKRAVPFSLNFDNTEEEPVVLPSKVPNLLLNGSSGIAVGVATNILPHNMSEVCSAIAAYIDNMQITPLELLDYVKGPDFPTGGIVFMDERLKTAYLSGKGSVIIRGKAHIEEHQHKRQYVIDEIPYTVNKSALVEKIALLAKEKLIDGVGAVRDESDKSGMRIVVELRSDANSDVVLNQLYKHTQMQVSMPVMNIAVLGNRLLTLNIRDFIRIFVEHRVAVIRQRTAYDLNIASERRHIVEGLIIALHDIDGIITTIKSSSDTKAAKEALMHSYGVSEKQAAAILDMKLSKLTKLEGSALDAEKAELDKSIEYYNDILSHEDVVYRIIKDETAAIKEHYGTVRRTEIAYEDASDIENEELIKDYQSTVILTAAGYMKRLTDSAYKMQNRGGKGVITMELKEGDYVKQAVHCMSKDYLFAVTNLGRAYWLKAYRIPEGSRYGSGKAAPNLIPLGEHERIEKIINTRSFEGLFINFLTSHGIIKRSEGTLFSRPRASGIIALKLQEGDSISDVCISDGKSELFITTRQGKAIRFNEDDVRPVGRSAMGVRGIKLSQKDVAANIIAVKPSDMVASITTLGYGKITEIGRYRLQNRGGKGVINIRVSEKTGTVVKSLRCNTSDSILLLSSSGLSIRFSVDSIRTTGRGTKGVRLMKLDDATVVDAQLLSEGAEQ; via the coding sequence ATGGCAGAAGAGCAGAACCCGAATGTGCTTGACGTATCTGTTGAAAACGAAATGCAGAGCAGCTACATAGATTATGCCATGAGCGTGATTGTGGGCAGGGCTCTTCCTGATGCAAGGGACGGCCTCAAGCCCGCGCAGCGCAGGATCCTCTATGCAATGTACGCGCTTAGGAATACGCATGACCAGCCCACAAAAAAGAGCGCCAGGATTGTCGGAGAGGTCATAGGCAAGTACCACCCGCATGGTGATGCAGCCGTATATGAAACGCTGGTGAGGATGGCCCAGGATTTTTCAATGAACTATCCGCTTGTAGAAGGGCAGGGGAACATGGGCTCGGTAGATGGCGATCCGCCTGCGGCACAGCGTTACACTGAGGTAAGGCTGACCAAGGTTGCGGAAGAAATGCTTTCAGACCTTGAGAAGCGTGCAGTGCCGTTCTCGCTAAACTTCGACAACACAGAAGAGGAGCCAGTTGTACTGCCTTCTAAGGTGCCTAACCTTTTGCTAAATGGCTCATCGGGGATAGCAGTAGGGGTTGCGACAAACATACTGCCGCATAACATGTCTGAGGTGTGCAGTGCAATAGCGGCTTATATAGACAACATGCAGATCACACCGCTTGAGCTGCTTGATTATGTAAAAGGCCCCGATTTCCCGACTGGGGGCATTGTGTTCATGGACGAAAGGCTAAAGACAGCGTACTTGTCCGGCAAAGGCAGCGTCATCATACGCGGCAAGGCGCATATAGAAGAGCACCAGCACAAGAGGCAGTACGTCATAGATGAAATACCTTATACTGTGAATAAGAGTGCACTTGTGGAAAAGATTGCCCTGCTTGCTAAGGAAAAGCTCATCGACGGCGTTGGTGCAGTAAGGGACGAGAGCGATAAAAGCGGCATGCGCATAGTGGTTGAGCTAAGGTCGGATGCCAATTCGGATGTTGTGCTAAATCAGCTCTACAAGCACACGCAGATGCAGGTTTCGATGCCGGTCATGAACATTGCAGTGCTTGGAAACAGGCTGCTCACGCTGAATATACGGGACTTCATAAGGATTTTTGTGGAGCACAGGGTTGCCGTAATAAGGCAAAGGACTGCCTACGACCTTAACATAGCTTCTGAGAGGAGGCACATAGTGGAAGGCCTCATTATAGCTTTGCATGACATAGACGGAATCATCACTACCATAAAATCCAGTTCTGACACAAAGGCTGCGAAGGAGGCGCTTATGCACAGCTATGGCGTGTCCGAGAAGCAGGCGGCAGCAATACTTGATATGAAGCTTTCAAAGCTTACCAAGCTTGAGGGCTCTGCATTAGACGCTGAAAAGGCCGAGCTTGACAAAAGCATAGAGTACTACAATGATATACTGTCGCACGAGGATGTGGTGTACAGGATAATAAAGGACGAAACTGCAGCAATTAAGGAGCACTACGGCACAGTAAGGAGAACCGAGATTGCATACGAGGATGCTTCTGATATAGAGAACGAGGAGCTTATAAAGGACTACCAAAGCACTGTGATACTCACGGCTGCCGGGTATATGAAAAGGCTTACTGACAGCGCATACAAAATGCAGAACAGGGGCGGCAAGGGAGTCATAACAATGGAGCTGAAGGAAGGCGATTATGTAAAGCAGGCAGTGCATTGCATGTCAAAGGACTACCTCTTTGCAGTAACGAACCTTGGCAGGGCTTACTGGCTCAAGGCATACAGGATACCTGAGGGCAGCAGGTACGGTTCAGGCAAAGCAGCGCCGAACCTGATACCGCTTGGCGAGCACGAGCGTATAGAAAAGATAATAAACACGCGAAGCTTTGAGGGCCTGTTCATAAACTTCCTGACTTCGCACGGCATAATTAAGAGGAGCGAGGGCACCCTGTTCTCAAGGCCGCGCGCAAGCGGCATAATAGCGCTGAAGCTGCAAGAGGGCGACAGCATATCAGATGTGTGCATTTCTGACGGGAAGTCAGAGCTTTTCATAACCACTAGGCAGGGCAAGGCAATACGCTTCAATGAAGACGACGTAAGGCCCGTGGGCAGGTCAGCCATGGGCGTGCGCGGGATCAAGCTTTCGCAGAAGGATGTTGCTGCAAACATAATAGCCGTAAAACCGAGCGACATGGTTGCAAGCATAACCACTCTGGGCTATGGCAAGATAACCGAGATAGGCAGGTATAGGCTGCAGAACAGGGGCGGCAAGGGAGTCATAAACATAAGAGTCAGCGAGAAGACGGGCACCGTAGTGAAGTCGTTGCGCTGCAACACATCTGACAGCATACTGCTGCTCAGCTCTAGCGGATTGTCGATAAGGTTCAGCGTTGATTCTATAAGGACTACAGGCAGGGGCACAAAAGGCGTAAGGCTGATGAAGCTTGACGATGCTACTGTGGTTGACGCACAGCTGCTGTCTGAAGGCGCAGAGCAGTAG
- the gyrB gene encoding DNA topoisomerase (ATP-hydrolyzing) subunit B, with protein sequence MSENEYSAKDIVVLSGTMGIRKRPAMYIGSTGVQGLNHLLYEIIDNSVDESLAGVCTEITVHLERDADGCDIAEVTDNGRGIPVDIIPKENKPALEVIMTSIHAGAKFDNKAYKVSGGLHGVGMTVVNALSERTDATVMRDGKVYSQSFSRGMPITKLEEVGSSNGKTGTTIRFKPDSEIFSTNKFDFTALVERLRDTAFLSPGLRIKLIDEREGQKSELEFYAQNGIMDFLAYLTTSKSTLTKPMYIAKDVEGVKVEIGIQYTEDYGENLYSFVNRIKTPEGGSHVMGFRSGLSRAVVSYMQKNYKKQGMPEIEGDDIREGLVAIISILMPNPEFEGQTKEKLGNSYIKSIVESTIYSKLSEYLEENPGEAGKMLEKIIKAASAREAARRARELARKKNAFEGTVLPGKLADCTETDPVKSEIFIVEGDSAAGSSKQGRDRFYQAILPLRGKILNVEKATEDRIFNNAELHALVTALGTGIKESFNPEKLRYGKIIFLTDADVDGSHIKTLLLTFFYRYLRSLIERGNVYAAQPPLYRVAHGKEVKYAYSDAELNKMLEAYDGKANVQRYKGLGEMNPEQLWETTMDPKRRILKRITIKDAELADTLFNILMGMDVEIRRKFLEEHSTEVSFLDV encoded by the coding sequence ATGAGTGAAAATGAGTATAGTGCTAAAGACATCGTTGTCCTTTCCGGAACCATGGGCATACGCAAAAGGCCGGCGATGTATATAGGCTCTACCGGCGTGCAGGGCCTGAATCACCTGCTTTATGAGATAATTGACAATTCAGTAGACGAATCGCTTGCTGGAGTATGCACTGAGATAACAGTGCATCTGGAGCGTGACGCTGACGGCTGCGATATTGCAGAAGTCACTGATAATGGCAGGGGCATACCAGTAGATATCATACCCAAGGAGAACAAGCCTGCTTTGGAAGTGATTATGACATCCATACATGCAGGAGCAAAGTTCGACAACAAGGCATATAAGGTTTCTGGCGGGCTTCATGGCGTCGGCATGACTGTGGTAAATGCGCTGTCCGAAAGGACAGACGCAACAGTTATGAGGGATGGCAAGGTTTATTCGCAAAGCTTCAGCAGGGGCATGCCCATAACAAAACTTGAAGAGGTGGGCAGCAGCAATGGCAAAACAGGCACTACGATAAGGTTCAAGCCTGATTCTGAGATATTTTCCACAAACAAATTTGATTTTACAGCGCTTGTGGAAAGGCTGCGCGACACTGCATTCCTCAGCCCAGGGCTGCGCATAAAGCTAATAGACGAGAGGGAAGGTCAAAAGTCAGAACTGGAATTTTATGCACAAAACGGAATAATGGATTTTTTGGCATACCTGACAACTTCAAAGAGCACGCTGACCAAACCGATGTACATAGCAAAGGACGTCGAAGGAGTAAAGGTGGAGATAGGCATACAGTATACTGAAGATTACGGGGAAAACCTGTATTCCTTTGTAAACCGTATAAAAACCCCTGAAGGCGGGTCACACGTGATGGGCTTCAGGTCCGGACTCTCACGCGCAGTAGTATCATATATGCAAAAAAATTACAAAAAGCAGGGAATGCCTGAAATTGAGGGGGATGACATAAGGGAAGGGCTGGTTGCGATAATATCAATACTTATGCCAAATCCGGAATTTGAGGGCCAGACAAAGGAGAAGCTTGGGAATTCCTATATAAAGAGCATTGTAGAAAGCACTATTTATTCGAAGTTGTCAGAGTATCTGGAGGAAAATCCTGGCGAAGCAGGCAAGATGCTGGAAAAGATAATAAAGGCAGCTTCAGCGCGTGAAGCCGCGCGAAGGGCGCGCGAGCTGGCAAGAAAGAAGAATGCATTTGAAGGGACAGTACTGCCTGGAAAGCTGGCTGACTGCACTGAAACAGACCCTGTCAAATCCGAGATATTTATAGTCGAAGGAGACAGCGCTGCGGGCTCGAGCAAGCAGGGCAGGGACAGGTTTTACCAGGCCATACTTCCGCTTAGGGGCAAGATACTTAACGTGGAAAAAGCCACAGAAGACAGGATATTCAACAATGCAGAGCTTCATGCCTTAGTAACCGCTTTGGGCACTGGCATAAAGGAGAGCTTCAATCCTGAAAAGCTAAGATACGGCAAAATCATATTCCTTACTGATGCCGATGTTGACGGAAGCCATATAAAGACGTTGTTGCTGACCTTTTTCTACAGGTACCTTAGGTCCCTGATAGAAAGAGGCAATGTTTACGCTGCACAGCCTCCGCTATACAGGGTTGCGCATGGAAAAGAGGTGAAGTACGCTTATAGCGACGCTGAGCTGAACAAGATGCTTGAAGCGTATGACGGGAAGGCGAATGTGCAGCGCTACAAGGGCTTGGGAGAGATGAATCCGGAACAGCTGTGGGAGACCACAATGGACCCGAAAAGGCGCATACTGAAACGCATAACAATAAAGGATGCGGAGCTTGCCGATACGCTTTTCAACATACTCATGGGCATGGATGTTGAAATAAGGAGAAAATTCCTTGAGGAGCATTCCACTGAGGTTTCGTTCCTTGATGTGTGA
- a CDS encoding TCP-1/cpn60 chaperonin family protein, with protein sequence MAENNSGQVVLLPEGATRLLGRDAQRTNIAVGVAVANAVKTTLGPKGMDKMLVSDLGDIVITNDGATILEEMNVEHPVAKILVDVAKTQDREVGDGTTSVIITAGSLLKGAEELIEQGIHPTIIIKGYKMAAARAAETLAKYSRSVDLNDDQTLQKIAMVSMGSKNIGDENTKMQIAKLVIKAIKQVMEKDKANHVHVDHDFIKVEKKAGGSISDTSLINGVLIDKEVAHPGMPKSISNAKIALLDVALEIEKTETDAKIEITSPEQIQSYLQQEERMLKEMVEKVRKSGATFVVTQKGIDDVAQHYLAKAGIMAVRRVKKSDIEKLAKATGAKIITSLDDLSQDDLGFAGLVEERKIAGEQMVFVEKCKDPKSVTIFIRGGSQQVIDEAERSIADVIGAVDATVENDGKYVIGGGSIEIDLADELREYSSEVGGREQLAIQKFADALESIPKTLAESAGIDAIDTLVQLRSKHKSKEGKVYGVDVFRNAVGDMNKAAIYEPTKMKMQSIFSASEAAEMILRIDDIISSRSKPGASGGGMPGGMPGGME encoded by the coding sequence ATGGCAGAAAATAACTCAGGACAGGTTGTATTGCTTCCAGAGGGAGCAACAAGACTTTTAGGCAGAGACGCGCAGCGCACAAACATTGCGGTTGGCGTAGCAGTAGCGAATGCGGTAAAGACCACCTTAGGACCAAAGGGCATGGACAAAATGCTAGTAAGCGACTTGGGAGACATAGTAATAACCAACGACGGCGCTACGATACTGGAGGAAATGAATGTAGAGCACCCAGTGGCAAAAATACTCGTAGACGTGGCAAAAACCCAGGACAGGGAGGTTGGCGACGGCACCACAAGCGTTATAATAACTGCAGGCAGTCTGTTGAAGGGCGCCGAGGAGCTCATAGAGCAGGGCATACACCCAACGATAATAATAAAAGGATATAAAATGGCAGCTGCACGTGCTGCTGAAACACTGGCCAAATATTCAAGGAGCGTAGATCTAAACGACGACCAAACGCTGCAGAAGATAGCTATGGTGTCAATGGGCTCAAAGAATATAGGCGATGAAAATACAAAAATGCAGATTGCAAAGCTTGTGATAAAGGCAATCAAGCAGGTAATGGAAAAGGACAAGGCAAACCACGTGCACGTGGACCACGACTTCATAAAGGTAGAAAAGAAAGCAGGCGGCAGCATATCAGATACATCCCTGATAAACGGGGTGCTGATAGACAAAGAAGTGGCGCACCCAGGCATGCCGAAGTCCATCAGCAACGCAAAGATTGCGCTTCTTGACGTAGCGCTGGAGATAGAGAAGACAGAGACAGACGCAAAGATAGAGATAACGTCGCCTGAGCAGATACAGTCCTATTTGCAGCAAGAAGAGCGCATGCTCAAGGAAATGGTAGAGAAAGTCAGGAAAAGCGGCGCTACCTTTGTTGTGACGCAGAAGGGCATAGACGACGTTGCACAGCACTACCTTGCGAAGGCTGGCATAATGGCAGTAAGGCGCGTCAAGAAAAGCGACATAGAGAAGCTCGCAAAGGCAACCGGCGCAAAGATAATAACAAGCCTCGATGACCTATCGCAGGATGACCTTGGCTTTGCAGGCCTCGTTGAGGAACGCAAGATAGCTGGCGAGCAAATGGTATTCGTGGAGAAGTGCAAGGATCCAAAGAGCGTTACCATATTCATAAGGGGCGGCTCTCAGCAAGTAATAGACGAAGCCGAAAGGTCCATAGCAGACGTTATAGGTGCGGTTGATGCTACCGTAGAAAACGATGGCAAGTATGTCATAGGCGGAGGCAGCATAGAAATCGACCTTGCAGACGAGCTTAGGGAATACTCTAGCGAGGTAGGCGGAAGAGAGCAGCTTGCAATACAGAAGTTTGCAGACGCACTCGAATCCATACCAAAGACCTTGGCAGAAAGCGCAGGCATAGACGCTATAGACACTCTTGTACAGCTAAGGAGCAAGCACAAGAGCAAGGAGGGCAAGGTATATGGAGTAGACGTATTCAGAAACGCAGTAGGTGACATGAACAAGGCAGCAATATACGAGCCTACAAAGATGAAGATGCAGTCCATATTCAGTGCAAGCGAAGCCGCGGAAATGATCCTCAGGATCGATGACATAATAAGCTCGAGGAGCAAGCCTGGGGCATCAGGAGGCGGAATGCCAGGAGGCATGCCTGGAGGAATGGAATGA